The nucleotide window TTGATAATGGCTCCAGTTCTTTGATGGCCATCAAAGTGGAAGATGGAAGCCGACTATGGGAAACGAATGAACCGGTCGTGAATGACACGGTGCGGCGAACCAGACAAGGAACCGCATTCCTGATTCGTCACCGCGATACTAATTTGTATTATTTACTAAACGAAAGTGGAGATTTTATCATAGCGGAAATTTCTCCCCAGGGTTACGACGAAATCGGGCGAGTCCATGTGATTGAACCCACCAACTCCACCAATGCCGGAGGAGCCCGCAAAGTGGTTTGGAGTCATCCAGCATTTGCTCAAAAAACCATGTTTGCCAGAAACGACAATAAAATGATAGCTATAGATTTAAACAAGGATAACTATTGAATTTGCCCTAATGAATTACCCCATGAAAAAAGTTACACTTCTTCTGTTCGTCCTTTGTGGTAGCCAACTCTGTGCCCAAAACTGGACCCAATTCCGTGGGCAGGACCAAACCGGGATTATTGAAGGAATCGAGATTCCGACTGAATGGAATTTGGAGGAAAACCTGAAGTGGTCGGTTCCGAATCCGGCCCTGGGATGGTCTTCACCTATCGTCTGGGGTGATCGAATTTTTATTACCGGCTCCACTCTGGCAGCGGAAGAAATGGAAAACCGAAGCAAAGGCGGAGGCGAGTACCGGACCTCGGCCGGAAACTACATTAAGCTTGAGGTCATCTGCCTGGACAAAAAAACAGGAGGCATTTTGTGGCGGAAGACTGCCTATGAAGGTCCATCCAAAGTGGCTACTCATGGGGGAAGCCCTTATTCAGCAGAGACTCCGGTTACGGACGGAGTACATGTTTACGCTTACTTTGGAACGATGGGGCTCCATGCATTTACCTTGGACGGCGAGCTCGTTTGGCAAAAGGATCTTGGTGTCTTTGAAATGGATGCAGAGTGGGGGACTGGGACTTCACCGATGATCCATGAGGGTATCCTTTTTATGCAGGTGGATAGCATGGATTTTTCTTCTTTGATCGCGTTGGAAGCGCTGACTGGAAAAGAAAAATGGAAAGTTAATCGTGACGAGGGTCCCAATCGCGGTACGCCCATGATTTGGCGTAACCGGCTTCGCTCAGAACTGGTGACACAGGGTGCCATTGCACGGTCGTACAATCCGGAAAATGGCGAATTATTGTGGCAAATAAATATGGAGGGCGGTCGTAGCAGTTCTACTGCCGTAGGAGATAGTGACAGACTCATAATCGCTAACGAGAAACGAGCCGCCGGTGGATTTATGTTTTCGATCAGAGCCGGAGCCT belongs to Verrucomicrobiota bacterium and includes:
- a CDS encoding PQQ-binding-like beta-propeller repeat protein, with product MKKVTLLLFVLCGSQLCAQNWTQFRGQDQTGIIEGIEIPTEWNLEENLKWSVPNPALGWSSPIVWGDRIFITGSTLAAEEMENRSKGGGEYRTSAGNYIKLEVICLDKKTGGILWRKTAYEGPSKVATHGGSPYSAETPVTDGVHVYAYFGTMGLHAFTLDGELVWQKDLGVFEMDAEWGTGTSPMIHEGILFMQVDSMDFSSLIALEALTGKEKWKVNRDEGPNRGTPMIWRNRLRSELVTQGAIARSYNPENGELLWQINMEGGRSSSTAVGDSDRLIIANEKRAAGGFMFSIRAGASGDISLAEGQTSNDGVEWKNPNGGIAMSSPLIYEGCVYAFERRTGMVSCYDAKTGDVHYYRKHLKKAREFWSTPWAYDGHIYCIDGKGITHVLESGPILNEVRLNELDDQIWAMPAITPGSIILRGLENIYSIEAKDSDDLLSN